In one window of Meiothermus sp. DNA:
- a CDS encoding spermidine/putrescine ABC transporter substrate-binding protein, which produces MNRLLALLGLMVLPLALAQPREMRLFIWSEYMDPAIIKAFEQKFNLRVRIDLYESNEDMLAKLQAGGVSQYDVIVPGDYIIPTLIQLKLVQPLDKSKIPNLKNLEPKFANPPFDPGNRYSVAYQWGMSGIMYRKDRVPTPTSWSVILGPGAEKPFVLMDSIREMMGAALRYQGKSINSKNPAEVRAAGQVLLNAKKNPRFLGFEGGVGAKNRLVAGTATYAVVYNGDALKAADENKNVGFVVPKEGAALFLDNLAIPARAPNPEAAHQFINFILDAKIGAQLSNFNRYATPNKAALPFINPADRKNPAIYPDAATMAKLEFVLDLGRDTRLYDEVWTAVKSR; this is translated from the coding sequence ATGAACCGCCTGCTGGCTCTACTCGGCTTAATGGTTTTGCCCCTGGCCCTGGCCCAGCCCCGCGAGATGCGGCTTTTTATCTGGTCGGAGTACATGGATCCGGCCATCATCAAAGCCTTTGAACAAAAGTTCAACCTGCGGGTGCGCATCGACCTCTACGAGTCCAACGAAGATATGCTGGCCAAACTCCAGGCTGGCGGGGTCTCACAATACGACGTGATTGTGCCGGGCGACTACATCATCCCCACCCTGATCCAGCTCAAGCTGGTACAGCCGCTGGACAAGAGCAAAATCCCCAACCTGAAGAACCTCGAGCCCAAGTTTGCCAACCCGCCCTTCGACCCCGGCAACCGCTACAGTGTGGCCTACCAGTGGGGCATGTCGGGCATCATGTACCGCAAAGACCGTGTGCCCACCCCCACCAGTTGGAGCGTAATTCTGGGGCCGGGGGCCGAGAAGCCCTTTGTGCTGATGGACTCCATCCGCGAGATGATGGGGGCCGCGCTGCGCTACCAGGGCAAGTCCATCAACAGCAAAAACCCCGCCGAGGTGCGGGCTGCCGGGCAGGTACTCCTGAACGCCAAAAAGAACCCCCGCTTCCTGGGCTTTGAAGGCGGGGTGGGGGCCAAGAACCGGCTGGTCGCAGGAACCGCTACCTACGCGGTGGTCTACAACGGCGATGCCCTCAAGGCCGCCGACGAGAACAAGAACGTGGGCTTTGTGGTGCCCAAGGAGGGGGCCGCGCTCTTCCTGGACAACCTGGCCATTCCTGCCCGTGCCCCCAACCCCGAGGCCGCCCACCAGTTCATCAACTTTATTCTGGATGCTAAAATCGGGGCCCAGCTCTCCAACTTCAACCGCTACGCCACCCCCAACAAGGCCGCCCTGCCTTTTATCAACCCCGCCGACCGCAAGAACCCCGCCATCTACCCCGATGCCGCCACCATGGCGAAGCTCGAGTTCGTCCTCGACTTGGGGCGCGATACCCGCCTCTACGACGAGGTCTGGACAGCGGTGAAGAGCCGCTAG
- a CDS encoding ABC transporter permease produces the protein MRLNPWVGITAIATLAFLYLPMLAVGVLSFNKTRYGLTWSGFTWDWYVRLLNNPDILEATRNTFVLALVSTVIAAVLGTLFAIALERYPWPRRSQGFLENLLYLPVVTPDIIFAVALVVAFGAFRMVSSLFEPGLFTMILGHVTFQIAFVALTVRSRLKSLGHDLDEAARDLYASYSYFVRRVLLPLLTPGIVAGAMLAFTLSLDDFVISFFTAGPTSQTLPLLIYASVRRGVTPEIHALSTLIFLITVFLVLASERLTRR, from the coding sequence ATGCGCCTGAACCCCTGGGTGGGCATTACGGCCATCGCCACGCTGGCCTTTTTGTACCTGCCCATGCTGGCGGTGGGGGTGCTTTCCTTCAATAAAACCCGCTACGGCCTCACCTGGTCGGGGTTTACCTGGGACTGGTACGTGCGGCTTCTGAACAATCCGGACATCCTCGAGGCCACCCGCAACACCTTCGTGCTGGCGCTGGTTTCCACCGTTATCGCTGCCGTACTGGGCACGCTTTTTGCCATTGCCCTCGAGCGCTATCCCTGGCCCCGGCGCAGCCAGGGCTTTTTGGAGAACCTCCTATACCTGCCGGTGGTCACACCCGACATCATCTTTGCAGTGGCGCTGGTGGTGGCCTTTGGGGCTTTTCGCATGGTCTCGAGCCTCTTTGAGCCGGGCCTCTTCACCATGATTCTGGGCCACGTGACCTTCCAGATTGCCTTCGTGGCCCTCACTGTGCGCAGCCGCCTCAAAAGCCTGGGGCACGACCTCGACGAGGCCGCCCGCGACCTCTACGCCAGCTACAGCTACTTTGTGCGCCGCGTCCTGCTGCCCCTGCTCACCCCCGGCATCGTGGCCGGGGCCATGCTGGCCTTTACCCTCTCGCTGGACGACTTTGTGATTAGCTTTTTCACCGCCGGCCCCACCTCGCAAACCCTGCCCCTCCTGATTTACGCCTCGGTGCGGCGGGGCGTCACCCCCGAGATTCACGCCCTATCCACGCTGATTTTTTTGATAACGGTGTTCCTGGTGCTGGCCTCCGAACGCCTGACCCGGCGCTGA
- a CDS encoding ABC transporter permease: protein MNRLIVWFGELTTPAQLYRRGLWFLLPAVIWILGLLVIPGLSLVALSFAERGQYGEVVWRFNLENYARLLGYGIFGWSPDTILILLRSLWVAFVTTLVCIVLAYPLAFFIASRPPRTRYLWLALVIIPFWTNLVIRTYAWQMLLAPDLPFAKLAQGLGLLAPDAGLYPSPLAVYIGMVTAFLPFVVMPLFSSVERLDWSLVEAAQDLYASRIRTFFQAVWPQTLPGLTVGVILTFIPAMGMFVIPDLLGGAKYLLVGNLIQQQFYASRDWPYGAAVSLGLMVMTLIGLALYRRRGKDVDLV, encoded by the coding sequence ATGAATAGGCTCATCGTCTGGTTCGGTGAACTCACCACCCCCGCCCAGCTCTACCGCCGAGGGCTGTGGTTCTTGCTGCCTGCGGTTATCTGGATTCTGGGCTTGCTGGTGATACCGGGCCTCTCGCTGGTGGCCCTCTCCTTTGCCGAACGAGGCCAGTACGGCGAGGTGGTCTGGCGCTTCAATCTGGAAAACTACGCCCGTCTGCTGGGCTATGGCATCTTCGGCTGGAGCCCCGACACCATCCTGATTTTGCTGCGGAGCCTCTGGGTGGCTTTTGTCACCACCCTGGTCTGCATCGTGCTGGCCTACCCCCTGGCCTTCTTTATTGCCAGCAGGCCGCCCCGCACCCGCTACCTCTGGCTGGCGCTGGTGATTATTCCCTTCTGGACCAACCTGGTCATCCGCACCTACGCCTGGCAGATGTTGCTGGCCCCCGACCTCCCTTTCGCCAAGCTGGCCCAGGGCCTGGGCCTCCTGGCCCCGGACGCGGGCCTGTACCCCAGCCCGCTGGCGGTCTATATCGGTATGGTGACGGCTTTTCTACCGTTTGTGGTGATGCCCCTGTTCTCCTCGGTCGAACGGCTCGACTGGAGCCTGGTGGAAGCAGCCCAGGACCTCTACGCCAGCCGCATCCGTACCTTCTTTCAGGCCGTCTGGCCCCAGACCCTGCCGGGCCTTACGGTGGGTGTGATCCTGACCTTCATCCCGGCCATGGGGATGTTCGTCATCCCCGACCTCCTGGGCGGAGCCAAGTATCTTCTGGTGGGCAACCTGATCCAGCAGCAGTTTTACGCCAGCCGCGACTGGCCTTACGGAGCGGCGGTTAGCCTGGGCCTGATGGTCATGACCCTTATTGGTTTAGCCCTCTACCGCCGCCGGGGGAAGGATGTGGATCTGGTATGA
- a CDS encoding ABC transporter ATP-binding protein: MNVAARPPATSESLSIQNVVKKFGDFTALGGVSLEVPSGEFFTLLGPSGCGKTTLLRIIAGLEVPTEGRVVLLGKDITPLPANQRPVNTVFQSYALFPHLSVWENIAFGLKSRRMDKAEVERRVKYGLEILQLERFKDRLPHQLSGGQRQRVALARALVNEPQVLLLDEPMSALDAKLRAEVQVQLRRLQQQLGLTFILVTHDQDEAMAVSDRIALMRMGQLEQVGTPDEVYERPRTRYAAEFLGAANLIKGLRLPMGFEASFGKLALNRTPPWDEGYVAIRPERVRLSEVEPQQNGLRVRVREAVYRGAYQEVWLEAQRARASDELRESLSSSAMASSSLEAQRARASDELRESLSSSAMASSSLEAQRARASDELRESLSSSAMASSSLEAQRARASDELRESLSSSAMASSSLEACDIRVRTAPHPTFQAGQELWAELPADALVVLDE, from the coding sequence ATGAACGTCGCTGCACGGCCCCCGGCCACAAGCGAATCCCTTTCCATACAGAACGTGGTCAAAAAATTTGGCGACTTTACCGCGCTGGGCGGGGTCAGCCTCGAGGTGCCCTCCGGCGAGTTTTTTACCCTTTTAGGCCCCTCGGGCTGCGGCAAAACCACCCTGCTGCGGATTATTGCCGGCCTCGAGGTGCCCACCGAGGGCCGGGTGGTGCTCCTGGGCAAGGATATCACCCCCCTACCGGCCAACCAGCGCCCGGTCAATACCGTCTTCCAGAGCTATGCCCTTTTTCCCCACCTTTCGGTCTGGGAAAACATCGCCTTTGGGCTTAAAAGCCGCCGCATGGACAAGGCCGAGGTGGAGCGGCGGGTCAAGTACGGCCTCGAGATTTTGCAGCTCGAGCGCTTCAAAGACCGCCTGCCCCACCAGCTTTCGGGTGGGCAGCGTCAGCGGGTGGCCCTGGCCCGGGCCCTGGTCAACGAGCCGCAGGTACTGCTTCTGGACGAGCCCATGAGCGCCCTGGACGCCAAGCTGCGGGCCGAGGTGCAGGTGCAGCTAAGGCGGCTCCAACAGCAACTGGGCCTGACCTTTATCCTGGTCACCCACGACCAGGACGAGGCCATGGCGGTCTCGGATCGCATCGCCCTGATGCGCATGGGCCAACTCGAGCAGGTCGGCACCCCGGACGAGGTCTACGAGCGGCCCCGCACCCGCTACGCCGCCGAGTTTCTGGGCGCGGCCAACCTCATCAAAGGCCTTCGGCTTCCCATGGGTTTCGAGGCCTCTTTTGGCAAGCTGGCCCTGAACCGCACCCCCCCCTGGGACGAGGGCTACGTGGCCATCCGGCCCGAGCGGGTGCGGCTTTCCGAGGTCGAGCCGCAGCAGAACGGCCTCAGGGTGCGGGTGCGCGAGGCGGTCTACCGGGGGGCCTATCAGGAGGTCTGGCTCGAGGCCCAAAGGGCGCGAGCATCCGATGAATTGCGGGAAAGTTTATCGAGCAGTGCAATGGCCTCGTCTTCGCTCGAGGCCCAAAGGGCGCGAGCATCCGATGAATTGCGGGAAAGTTTATCGAGCAGTGCAATGGCCTCGTCTTCGCTCGAGGCCCAAAGGGCGCGAGCATCCGATGAATTGCGGGAAAGTTTATCGAGCAGTGCAATGGCCTCGTCTTCGCTCGAGGCCCAAAGGGCGCGAGCATCCGATGAATTGCGGGAAAGTTTATCGAGCAGTGCAATGGCTTCGTCTTCGCTCGAGGCCTGCGATATTCGCGTGCGTACCGCCCCCCACCCCACCTTTCAGGCCGGGCAGGAACTCTGGGCCGAGCTACCGGCAGATGCACTGGTGGTGCTGGATGAATAG
- the gabT gene encoding 4-aminobutyrate--2-oxoglutarate transaminase, with protein MIQAPSKNQALIERRHKVVPRGVSQVHPIVIARAQGGKIWDVEGKEYLDWFGGIGVLNVGHNHPKVVEAVERQLHQYMHTCFPGVAYEPYIELAERLTATAPIGGDKKAFFLNTGVEATENAIKIARSFTNRPGVIAFRGSFHGRTLMGMTLTGKSNPYRQNFGPFAPEVYHAPYPSEYHGVDTRKALDGLHEVFDTQIQPDRVAAIIIEPQLGEGGFVPAPKPFLKALRSLTQKHGIVFIDDEVQTGIGRTGRFWAIEHAEVEPDLICFAKSIGGGLPIGGVLGKAEIMDAPTVGGLGSTFGGNPLSCAAALAVLDIFEQENLLEKAQRLGEILHEGFRQIQARFPQAVGDVRGLGPMIAMELVKDPQSKAPDPQLTNRLLDIAREKGLLLFKAGMHANVIRCLVPLVVSEEEARKGLEILQASLEQALSEPR; from the coding sequence ATGATTCAAGCCCCTTCCAAAAACCAGGCCTTGATCGAACGGCGGCACAAAGTGGTGCCCCGAGGCGTCTCGCAGGTACACCCCATCGTGATTGCCCGCGCTCAGGGCGGCAAAATTTGGGATGTCGAGGGCAAGGAATATCTCGACTGGTTTGGGGGGATTGGGGTGCTCAATGTGGGGCACAACCACCCCAAGGTGGTAGAGGCGGTCGAAAGGCAACTGCACCAGTACATGCATACCTGCTTTCCCGGCGTGGCCTACGAGCCCTACATCGAGCTGGCCGAGCGGCTTACGGCCACCGCGCCCATCGGCGGCGATAAAAAAGCTTTCTTCCTCAATACCGGCGTGGAGGCCACCGAGAACGCCATCAAGATTGCCCGCTCGTTCACCAATCGGCCCGGCGTGATTGCCTTCCGGGGCAGCTTCCACGGGCGCACCCTGATGGGCATGACCCTTACCGGCAAGTCCAACCCCTACCGCCAGAATTTCGGCCCCTTTGCCCCCGAGGTCTACCACGCGCCTTACCCGAGCGAGTACCACGGCGTGGACACCCGCAAGGCCCTGGACGGGCTGCACGAGGTATTCGATACCCAGATTCAGCCCGACCGCGTGGCCGCCATCATCATCGAGCCGCAGCTCGGCGAGGGGGGCTTTGTACCCGCACCCAAACCCTTCCTCAAAGCCCTGCGCAGCCTTACCCAGAAGCACGGTATCGTGTTTATTGACGACGAGGTCCAAACCGGCATAGGCCGCACCGGCAGGTTCTGGGCCATCGAGCATGCCGAGGTGGAGCCCGACCTGATCTGCTTCGCCAAGAGCATTGGTGGCGGCCTGCCCATCGGCGGGGTGCTGGGCAAGGCCGAGATCATGGACGCACCCACCGTGGGCGGCCTGGGCAGCACCTTCGGCGGCAACCCCCTCTCGTGCGCGGCAGCCCTGGCGGTTCTGGACATCTTTGAGCAGGAGAACCTGCTAGAAAAAGCTCAAAGGCTGGGGGAAATTTTGCACGAGGGCTTCCGTCAGATTCAGGCCCGCTTCCCTCAAGCTGTGGGCGATGTGCGCGGCCTGGGGCCCATGATTGCTATGGAGCTGGTCAAAGACCCCCAGAGCAAGGCCCCCGACCCACAACTCACCAACCGCTTGCTGGATATCGCCCGCGAGAAAGGGCTGCTCTTATTCAAGGCCGGAATGCATGCCAACGTGATCCGCTGCCTGGTGCCGCTGGTGGTGAGCGAAGAGGAAGCCAGGAAGGGTCTGGAAATTTTGCAGGCGAGCCTCGAGCAGGCCCTGAGCGAGCCAAGGTAA
- a CDS encoding TIGR02466 family protein, whose protein sequence is MNQSAVQLLWPTPILVRKFDQAEEVNAELLRLFYGELQAKGGLKGTVYSSSDDILQRYQSPALQALFGFISNAVFEAASAMNGPIWKQVGVRNLQMRVVGAWFQIQNRFGFHDIHNHGNCSWSGVYYVQLDPAERRQQHPVLGALNGITRFYAPHLNLLGGAHMDMGNAYMQQSTFDVTPEEGVLVVFPSWLLHKAMPYDGERDRVIISFNAQVHGEQGNQAFEYGFH, encoded by the coding sequence ATGAACCAGTCGGCCGTACAACTCTTGTGGCCCACCCCGATCCTGGTGCGCAAGTTCGACCAAGCGGAAGAAGTTAATGCTGAACTGCTTCGGCTGTTTTATGGTGAGTTGCAAGCCAAAGGGGGCTTGAAGGGCACGGTATATAGCAGCTCAGATGATATCTTGCAGCGCTATCAGAGCCCGGCCCTACAGGCCCTGTTTGGCTTTATTTCCAACGCGGTATTCGAAGCCGCCAGCGCCATGAACGGGCCCATCTGGAAGCAGGTTGGGGTGCGCAACTTGCAGATGCGGGTGGTGGGGGCCTGGTTCCAGATTCAAAACCGCTTTGGCTTCCACGACATCCATAACCACGGCAACTGTTCGTGGTCGGGGGTGTACTATGTGCAGCTCGACCCTGCCGAGCGACGCCAACAGCACCCGGTTCTGGGTGCGCTCAATGGCATTACCCGGTTTTATGCCCCACATCTGAACCTGTTGGGGGGCGCCCACATGGACATGGGCAACGCCTACATGCAGCAGTCCACCTTTGATGTAACCCCCGAGGAAGGGGTGCTGGTGGTGTTTCCGAGCTGGCTGCTACACAAAGCCATGCCCTACGATGGTGAACGCGACCGGGTAATCATTTCCTTCAATGCCCAGGTGCATGGCGAGCAAGGAAACCAGGCTTTCGAGTACGGCTTTCATTGA
- the glyA gene encoding serine hydroxymethyltransferase has product MIKAPENLPRDELVFDLIRQEEERQRNGLELIASENFTSAAVREAVGSVLTNKYAEGYPGKRWYGGCEIVDQIETLAIERAKQLFGAAWANVQPHSGSSANIAVYAALLKPGDTVLGMDLSHGGHLTHGSPVNFSGLNYHFFGYKVRQEDELLHMEDVRALALEHKPKMIICGASAYSRILDFKAFREIADEVGAYLMADIAHIAGLVAAGLHPSPLPYAHVVTSTTHKTLRGPRSGLILSNDLEVAAILDRSIFPGTQGGPLEHVIAGKAVAFGEALRPEFKTYSAQIIKNAQTLAAEMQKRGYRIVSGGTDNHLFVVDLRPQGLNGTKATRLLDAAHITISKSTLPYDTEKIIHGGGIRIGTPAITTRGMTEEHMPQIAEFIDRALKGEDAQALKAEVKAFASQFPLP; this is encoded by the coding sequence GTGATCAAGGCTCCCGAAAATCTCCCCCGCGACGAGCTGGTCTTCGACCTGATCCGTCAGGAAGAAGAGCGGCAGCGCAACGGCCTGGAACTCATCGCCTCGGAAAACTTTACCTCGGCGGCGGTGCGCGAGGCGGTAGGCAGTGTGCTCACCAACAAATATGCCGAGGGCTACCCCGGTAAGCGCTGGTATGGTGGCTGCGAGATTGTAGACCAGATCGAGACCCTGGCCATCGAGCGGGCCAAGCAGCTCTTTGGGGCGGCCTGGGCCAACGTGCAGCCGCACTCGGGCAGCAGCGCCAACATCGCGGTGTATGCCGCCCTGCTCAAGCCCGGCGACACCGTGCTGGGCATGGATCTGTCGCACGGCGGCCACCTGACCCACGGTTCCCCGGTCAACTTCTCGGGCCTCAACTACCACTTCTTTGGCTACAAGGTGCGCCAGGAAGACGAGCTGCTGCACATGGAGGATGTGCGCGCCCTGGCGCTGGAGCACAAGCCCAAAATGATCATCTGCGGGGCCAGCGCCTATAGCCGCATCCTCGACTTCAAAGCCTTCCGCGAGATTGCCGACGAAGTGGGGGCCTACCTGATGGCCGACATCGCCCACATCGCGGGGCTGGTGGCCGCAGGTCTGCACCCCTCGCCCCTGCCCTACGCCCACGTGGTCACCTCCACCACCCACAAGACCCTGCGGGGGCCGCGCTCGGGCCTGATTTTGTCAAACGACCTGGAGGTAGCCGCCATCCTGGATCGCTCCATCTTCCCCGGAACTCAGGGAGGGCCTCTGGAGCATGTCATCGCCGGGAAAGCGGTCGCTTTTGGCGAAGCCTTGCGCCCCGAGTTCAAAACCTACTCGGCCCAGATTATCAAAAACGCCCAAACCCTGGCCGCCGAGATGCAAAAGCGCGGCTACCGCATCGTTTCGGGCGGCACCGACAACCACCTCTTTGTGGTTGACCTGCGCCCCCAGGGCCTCAACGGCACCAAGGCCACCCGGCTCTTAGATGCTGCCCACATCACCATCTCCAAGAGCACCCTGCCCTACGACACCGAGAAAATCATCCACGGCGGGGGCATCCGCATCGGCACCCCGGCCATCACCACCCGGGGTATGACCGAAGAGCATATGCCCCAGATCGCCGAGTTCATTGACCGCGCTCTCAAGGGTGAAGACGCTCAGGCCCTGAAGGCGGAGGTTAAAGCTTTCGCATCCCAGTTCCCCTTGCCGTAA
- a CDS encoding DMT family transporter produces MAGYLYVLAAACLWGLLGVVSRWAFEQGVSPLEVAFWRAALGAGLFGAQALLMQQVRLERPDRWAVLGFGLVGISLFYGAYQLAIESGGAALAAVLLYTAPAIVALLSWLFLREPMDAQKLAAVGLTLLGVALVSLQGGGVKVSLAALFWGLLSALTYATYYLFGKLYLHRYTTPTVFLYALPVGALGLLPFVDFVPKNAEAWAAIAFLTVASTFFAVTLYFAGLRRLEATRASVVATIEPVVAAFAAWLWWGERFSLLGYLGAGLVLLGVLWMVLKPPKAVLEVPRST; encoded by the coding sequence TTGGCTGGCTACCTCTACGTTTTAGCCGCCGCTTGCCTGTGGGGCCTCTTGGGGGTGGTCTCGAGGTGGGCCTTCGAACAAGGGGTGAGCCCCCTCGAGGTGGCCTTCTGGCGGGCTGCTTTGGGTGCGGGGCTGTTCGGTGCCCAGGCCTTGCTAATGCAACAGGTGCGCCTCGAGCGCCCCGACCGCTGGGCGGTGCTGGGCTTTGGCCTGGTGGGCATCTCGCTTTTTTACGGGGCTTATCAGCTGGCCATCGAGAGCGGCGGGGCGGCTTTGGCGGCGGTGCTTTTGTACACCGCCCCGGCCATTGTGGCTTTGTTGTCCTGGCTTTTCCTGCGCGAGCCGATGGACGCCCAAAAGCTCGCGGCGGTGGGCCTGACCCTGCTGGGCGTGGCGCTGGTGAGCCTGCAAGGGGGCGGGGTGAAGGTGAGCCTGGCAGCCCTTTTCTGGGGGTTGCTGTCGGCCCTGACCTACGCCACCTATTACCTCTTTGGCAAGCTCTACCTGCATAGATACACCACCCCTACGGTGTTTTTGTATGCGCTGCCGGTGGGGGCACTGGGGCTCTTGCCTTTTGTGGATTTTGTGCCCAAAAACGCCGAGGCCTGGGCGGCCATTGCCTTCCTTACGGTGGCCTCGACCTTTTTCGCGGTCACGCTTTACTTTGCCGGGCTCAGGCGCTTAGAGGCCACCCGCGCTTCGGTGGTGGCGACCATCGAGCCCGTGGTGGCGGCCTTTGCGGCCTGGCTGTGGTGGGGCGAGCGCTTCAGCCTGCTGGGGTATCTGGGGGCCGGTTTGGTGCTTTTGGGGGTGTTGTGGATGGTTTTGAAGCCGCCCAAAGCTGTTCTCGAGGTTCCACGCTCGACCTGA
- a CDS encoding alpha-amylase family glycosyl hydrolase: MAVIFTYDPPYGLEVRSVSLRGSFNNWAELPMQKTEEGVWQVAVELPPGSVQYKFFINGQWPRNMCEDETFGTPQVDLEAQGCVDDGQGGQNALREVGRVADQPPDTGGLALVHEPSQPQFVSQAAGRLSVRFQVPPGSIQGAVLMADKPYPVALQLTAPEGEMWRAALPLAVRAYRIQVVDKEGKEQTFGPYQIPAKPFRAVDWVAGRVGYQIFPDRFWNGDPKNDRRALETSQARFDQTWTGRLPYLSRWNDPPDDYHCCQQYYGGDLAGVLARLSHLRALGVNLIYFNPLFDSGSAHGYDTHDYVRVAPRLGDNALLKQLLAELKRQGIKVIFDFVPNHTGLGHWAFQDVVKKGRASRYWNWYFIRRWPFTPGDGRAYVGWADLGSLPKLNTANPEVQDYLIRVSKFWLNFGFDGIRVDVANEIAPEFVQKWRAELKALKPEVYLVGEVWDLRPQYLQGDQFDSLMNYTVGRGGSPPAFGGVLGFARGGPLQNGRRVLSELARVYAAYPEAVAAMGFNLIGSHDTQRVLTDLGGGGLRDAPSPEALARLRLASAMLYALPGASVFFQGEECGFTGERGQWPVNELYRYPLQWEKCRAEVLRHYQLLGRLKGQIKAFQSPLFRTYLGEGSLLAFLRGEPGVGEVLAAFNNGTDQINLRLPEGRWRDAVEGRVYQAQVGLPGLGWRYLERMQ, translated from the coding sequence ATGGCCGTTATCTTCACCTACGACCCTCCCTATGGCCTCGAGGTGCGCTCGGTGAGCCTGCGCGGGAGCTTTAACAACTGGGCCGAACTGCCCATGCAAAAAACCGAAGAAGGGGTCTGGCAGGTAGCGGTAGAACTGCCCCCGGGTTCGGTGCAGTACAAGTTCTTTATCAACGGGCAGTGGCCCCGCAACATGTGCGAGGACGAGACCTTCGGCACCCCGCAGGTAGACCTCGAGGCCCAGGGCTGTGTGGACGACGGTCAGGGGGGGCAGAACGCCCTGCGCGAGGTGGGCCGGGTTGCCGACCAACCGCCCGATACCGGCGGGCTGGCCCTGGTGCATGAACCCAGCCAACCGCAGTTCGTCTCGCAGGCAGCAGGCCGCCTTTCGGTGCGCTTCCAGGTGCCCCCGGGCAGCATCCAGGGGGCGGTGCTGATGGCCGACAAACCCTACCCCGTGGCTTTGCAGCTCACCGCACCGGAGGGGGAGATGTGGCGGGCGGCGCTACCGCTCGCGGTGAGGGCCTACCGTATTCAGGTGGTGGACAAAGAAGGTAAAGAACAGACCTTTGGCCCCTACCAAATCCCCGCGAAGCCCTTCCGTGCGGTGGACTGGGTGGCGGGGCGGGTGGGCTACCAGATTTTCCCCGACCGCTTTTGGAACGGCGACCCCAAGAACGACCGCCGGGCCCTGGAAACCAGCCAGGCCCGCTTCGACCAGACCTGGACAGGCAGGCTGCCCTATCTGTCGCGCTGGAACGATCCGCCGGACGATTACCACTGCTGCCAGCAGTACTACGGTGGCGACCTGGCCGGGGTGCTGGCGCGTCTGTCGCACCTGCGGGCGCTGGGGGTGAACCTGATCTACTTCAACCCCCTCTTCGATTCCGGCTCGGCCCACGGCTACGACACCCACGACTACGTGCGGGTAGCCCCCCGCCTGGGCGACAACGCTCTCCTAAAGCAACTCCTGGCCGAGCTAAAGCGCCAGGGTATCAAGGTTATCTTCGACTTCGTGCCCAACCACACCGGCCTGGGGCACTGGGCCTTTCAGGACGTGGTGAAGAAAGGGCGAGCCTCCCGCTACTGGAACTGGTACTTCATCCGTCGGTGGCCCTTCACCCCCGGCGATGGGCGGGCTTATGTGGGCTGGGCCGACCTGGGTAGTCTGCCCAAGCTCAACACCGCCAACCCCGAAGTCCAGGACTATTTGATCCGGGTCTCCAAGTTCTGGCTCAACTTTGGCTTCGATGGGATTCGGGTGGATGTGGCGAATGAAATAGCTCCCGAGTTTGTGCAGAAGTGGCGGGCCGAGCTCAAGGCCCTGAAGCCCGAGGTGTACCTGGTGGGCGAGGTCTGGGATTTGCGCCCGCAGTACCTGCAAGGCGATCAGTTCGACTCGCTGATGAACTACACCGTGGGACGGGGGGGCTCGCCCCCGGCTTTTGGGGGCGTGCTGGGCTTTGCCCGGGGCGGGCCTTTGCAAAATGGACGGCGGGTGCTTTCCGAGCTGGCGCGGGTCTATGCGGCCTACCCCGAAGCGGTAGCGGCCATGGGCTTCAACCTGATCGGTTCGCACGATACCCAACGGGTACTCACCGACCTGGGGGGTGGGGGGCTGCGCGATGCCCCATCGCCCGAAGCCCTGGCCCGGCTCAGGCTGGCCTCGGCCATGCTCTACGCCCTGCCGGGGGCTTCGGTATTTTTCCAGGGCGAGGAATGCGGTTTTACCGGTGAGCGGGGGCAGTGGCCGGTGAACGAGCTGTATCGGTATCCACTTCAGTGGGAGAAGTGCCGGGCCGAGGTGCTGCGCCACTATCAGTTGCTGGGCCGGCTCAAGGGCCAAATCAAAGCGTTCCAGAGCCCGCTCTTCCGCACCTATCTGGGCGAGGGCTCATTGCTGGCTTTCCTGCGGGGTGAGCCGGGGGTGGGCGAGGTGCTGGCGGCTTTCAACAACGGCACCGATCAGATAAACCTGCGCTTGCCCGAGGGCCGGTGGCGCGATGCGGTGGAAGGGCGTGTCTACCAGGCGCAGGTGGGGCTGCCTGGGCTGGGGTGGCGGTATCTGGAGCGGATGCAGTAA
- a CDS encoding Hsp20/alpha crystallin family protein codes for MLARFDPWREMDTMRREIERLFDESLFRREFPFLDKEVAAMPLDIYEEGNNIVVKASIPGLKPEDIKIEVRGDVLRIYGETKKEEEKKERNYHLREHRYSRFERSVMLPSEVLTDKAEAVFENGVLTLTLPKSEVAKAKAIPIKTPAKV; via the coding sequence ATGTTGGCTCGTTTCGACCCCTGGCGCGAAATGGATACCATGCGGAGGGAAATCGAGCGCTTGTTTGACGAAAGCCTGTTCCGTCGGGAGTTTCCATTCCTCGATAAAGAGGTGGCGGCCATGCCGCTCGACATCTACGAAGAGGGCAACAACATCGTGGTGAAAGCCTCGATTCCCGGTCTCAAGCCCGAAGACATCAAGATCGAGGTACGTGGCGATGTGCTGCGGATCTACGGCGAAACCAAGAAGGAGGAAGAAAAGAAAGAACGCAACTACCACCTGCGCGAACACCGCTACAGCCGTTTTGAGCGTTCGGTGATGCTGCCCAGTGAGGTGCTGACCGATAAGGCCGAGGCCGTATTTGAAAACGGTGTGCTAACCCTGACGCTCCCCAAGAGCGAGGTGGCCAAGGCCAAAGCCATCCCGATCAAGACCCCGGCCAAGGTTTGA